The Fimbriimonas ginsengisoli Gsoil 348 genome window below encodes:
- a CDS encoding acetyl-CoA hydrolase/transferase family protein, with protein sequence MSRNLTLCNPASQLTAAEAVRCIKSGDRVYIQGMAAAPQCLIRAMADRAPELRAVEVLQLHTEGPAPYAERGMEASFRVRALFVGANLRDAVNEGRADYVPIFLSEAPSLLSSGALPIDVAMIHVSPPDRNGYCSLGTSVDLTRTAVKAAKRVIAQVNRFMPRTHGDGFVHMDDLDALVYVDERLPEIECRDSTEKEQLIGQYCATLVEDGATLQMGIGAIPNAVLTSLRGHANLGVHSEMISDGIVDLIERGVVNGTQKRTHPGKVVAGFALGTRRLYDFIDDNPVVAMLDIGYVNDPDVIRRNPKVTAINSAIEVDLTGQVCADSIGNRIFSGVGGQMDFMRGAAQSEGGKPIIALPSTTRHGESRIASVLKPGAGVVTTRAHVHYVVTEYGIASLHGRCLRERAKLLIDIAHPDHRERLEREAHELLRF encoded by the coding sequence ATGTCGAGAAACCTTACCCTCTGCAATCCGGCCTCGCAGCTCACGGCGGCGGAAGCGGTGCGGTGCATCAAGTCTGGCGACCGTGTCTACATCCAAGGGATGGCCGCGGCGCCTCAATGCTTGATTCGCGCGATGGCGGATCGCGCGCCGGAACTTCGAGCGGTCGAAGTCTTACAACTGCACACGGAAGGGCCTGCCCCTTATGCCGAGCGCGGTATGGAAGCCAGCTTCCGGGTCAGAGCCCTCTTCGTGGGGGCGAACCTTCGGGACGCGGTGAACGAAGGCCGGGCCGACTACGTGCCGATCTTCCTGAGCGAGGCTCCTTCTCTCCTTTCGAGCGGCGCGTTGCCAATCGACGTCGCGATGATCCATGTCTCGCCACCAGACCGGAACGGCTATTGCTCTCTCGGCACCTCGGTCGACCTGACTCGAACTGCAGTGAAAGCGGCGAAGCGCGTGATCGCGCAGGTCAATCGCTTCATGCCGAGGACCCATGGCGACGGTTTCGTCCACATGGACGATCTTGACGCGCTCGTCTACGTCGACGAGCGGCTGCCCGAGATCGAGTGCCGGGATTCCACCGAAAAGGAACAGCTTATCGGCCAGTATTGCGCCACTCTCGTGGAGGATGGCGCGACATTACAGATGGGGATTGGCGCGATCCCCAACGCGGTACTCACCTCACTTCGTGGGCACGCCAACCTAGGCGTCCATTCGGAGATGATTTCGGACGGCATCGTGGACCTGATCGAGAGAGGCGTGGTGAATGGCACTCAAAAGAGGACGCATCCGGGAAAAGTTGTCGCCGGTTTTGCCTTGGGAACGCGTCGCCTTTACGACTTCATCGACGACAATCCGGTCGTCGCGATGCTCGACATCGGTTATGTGAACGATCCGGATGTGATCCGACGCAATCCAAAGGTGACGGCGATAAACAGCGCGATCGAAGTCGACCTTACCGGCCAGGTTTGTGCCGACTCTATCGGCAACCGCATCTTCTCCGGGGTTGGCGGACAAATGGACTTTATGAGGGGGGCGGCTCAATCGGAAGGCGGCAAGCCGATCATCGCTCTACCTTCGACCACCCGGCATGGTGAATCTCGTATCGCGAGCGTTCTTAAGCCAGGAGCCGGTGTGGTCACGACAAGAGCCCATGTCCACTACGTCGTCACGGAATACGGGATAGCGAGCTTGCACGGAAGGTGCCTTCGCGAACGCGCCAAGCTGCTCATCGATATCGCTCACCCGGATCATCGTGAGCGCCTGGAAAGAGAAGCTCACGAGTTGCTTCGCTTTTGA
- the cydB gene encoding cytochrome d ubiquinol oxidase subunit II has translation METVWIIIVALMFTTYVVLDGFDFGAGILHLLVAKTDEERRTVFASIGPLWDGNEVWLLAGGGILFFAFPRAYSAGFSGFYMPLMMVLWLLVLRGISIEFRSMEKSPLWRSAWDGVFFASSALMAIVLGAALGNVIRGVPLNGEGFFSGPLFTDFLPGIHPGVLDWYTVLIGVFSLVMLAMHGAQFLRMKTEGPVHDRAEIWARRLWAAVIVVGVPMSIATHFVQPGIFEAALARPTAWVLIPANLAALIAIPVTMKRGSELASFLSSSALIATSLAIAASGMYPTILRSTLGKENDLTITSAAAGTLGLHVGLTFWLVAIVLAIVYFTYLFRSFRGKVVLSGDGGH, from the coding sequence ATGGAAACGGTATGGATCATCATCGTCGCCCTCATGTTCACGACCTACGTCGTGCTGGACGGTTTCGACTTCGGCGCGGGGATTCTCCACCTCCTCGTCGCCAAAACCGACGAGGAGAGGCGAACCGTTTTTGCCTCCATCGGCCCGTTGTGGGACGGTAACGAGGTATGGCTCCTGGCGGGCGGAGGGATTCTCTTCTTCGCCTTTCCGCGAGCGTACTCGGCCGGCTTTAGCGGCTTTTACATGCCGCTGATGATGGTTTTGTGGCTGCTGGTGCTTCGCGGGATCTCGATCGAATTTCGTTCCATGGAGAAATCGCCGCTTTGGCGGAGCGCCTGGGATGGTGTCTTCTTCGCCTCGTCCGCCCTGATGGCGATCGTGTTGGGCGCCGCTCTCGGCAACGTCATTCGGGGAGTGCCGCTGAATGGCGAGGGATTCTTTTCCGGCCCGCTCTTCACCGACTTTCTCCCCGGAATCCATCCGGGTGTGCTCGACTGGTACACGGTGTTGATCGGAGTCTTCAGCCTAGTCATGTTGGCGATGCACGGCGCGCAGTTTTTACGGATGAAGACCGAAGGGCCGGTCCATGACCGGGCCGAGATTTGGGCGCGACGGCTTTGGGCGGCCGTTATCGTCGTGGGAGTTCCGATGAGCATCGCCACCCACTTCGTTCAACCCGGCATCTTCGAGGCGGCCTTGGCGAGGCCGACGGCATGGGTTCTGATCCCGGCCAACCTGGCGGCGCTCATCGCGATTCCCGTGACGATGAAGCGAGGGAGCGAACTCGCGTCATTCCTTAGCTCTAGCGCGCTCATCGCCACGAGCCTCGCCATCGCGGCGAGCGGGATGTACCCGACGATCCTCCGGTCGACGCTGGGGAAGGAGAACGACCTGACGATCACTTCCGCGGCCGCCGGTACCCTCGGCCTCCATGTCGGCCTCACCTTCTGGCTCGTGGCGATCGTCCTCGCCATCGTCTACTTCACCTACCTCTTCCGCTCGTTCCGAGGCAAGGTCGTGCTATCCGGCGACGGTGGACATTGA
- a CDS encoding pyridoxamine 5'-phosphate oxidase family protein, which translates to MERLLLAAPMGRIGCHSGGRTYIVPISFAYDGRRILAHTPEGRKVEMMRENPDVCFEVDEVIDLVNWRSIIAWGRFKELKDADAAVAMGLLFERLRPLVANTSSHGHALTPPSRAVSGASMVVFAIELTEMTGRYERQEP; encoded by the coding sequence ATGGAGCGATTGCTCCTTGCGGCGCCGATGGGCCGGATCGGGTGCCATTCCGGGGGCCGTACGTACATTGTTCCAATCTCCTTTGCGTACGACGGCCGCCGGATCCTCGCCCACACGCCCGAGGGCAGAAAGGTTGAGATGATGCGTGAGAACCCGGACGTATGCTTCGAAGTCGACGAGGTTATCGACCTCGTCAACTGGCGCAGCATCATCGCCTGGGGTCGTTTTAAGGAACTAAAAGATGCCGACGCCGCCGTGGCAATGGGGCTGTTGTTCGAGCGCCTCCGCCCGCTGGTAGCCAACACCTCGTCGCACGGACACGCCCTTACCCCGCCCTCCCGGGCGGTCTCTGGAGCCTCGATGGTGGTGTTCGCGATCGAGTTGACGGAGATGACCGGCCGCTACGAGCGACAGGAACCCTGA
- a CDS encoding ubiquinol-cytochrome c reductase iron-sulfur subunit, translated as MERKLNEDFPIDWDEDHYVSRREFFKFMTLASGGLAVGSIGLAAWSVMPRDHRKMDAKEIGELATLPVGGSMAFNYPREHDLCILVQPQPGVFKAYSRRCTHLSCPVEWEPEKNRLYCPCHNGAFSISDGKVLQGPPPRPLPEIMLEVRDGRLFAVGVKRGDA; from the coding sequence ATGGAAAGAAAGCTCAATGAAGACTTTCCGATCGACTGGGACGAAGATCATTACGTCTCTCGTCGCGAGTTCTTCAAGTTCATGACGCTTGCCAGCGGTGGATTGGCCGTGGGATCAATCGGCCTCGCGGCATGGTCCGTGATGCCGCGCGACCATCGCAAGATGGACGCTAAAGAAATCGGGGAGCTTGCCACCCTGCCCGTTGGTGGCTCTATGGCGTTCAACTATCCACGCGAGCATGACCTCTGCATCCTCGTCCAACCTCAACCGGGCGTATTCAAGGCGTATTCGCGCCGCTGCACTCATCTTTCGTGTCCGGTCGAGTGGGAGCCGGAAAAGAACCGGCTTTACTGTCCGTGCCACAACGGAGCGTTCTCCATATCGGACGGCAAAGTGTTGCAGGGACCTCCTCCTCGGCCGCTTCCGGAAATCATGCTGGAAGTGCGAGACGGGCGACTTTTCGCGGTGGGCGTTAAAAGAGGTGACGCATGA
- a CDS encoding 4Fe-4S dicluster domain-containing protein: protein MDKQFYIDPSRCIGCRACVQACGECDTHPGVSMIHLVDIERGDTVQTTPVVCMHCEEPACAAVCPADAIKRTPDGVVQSALKPRCIGCTNCVYACPFGVPKYDAKPDMMMKCDMCYDRTSVGLKPMCATVCPSEALFFGTPEEIAERRRSHPVNEFNFGGRTIRTLVNVMMPRSYRQLEVQPRQIIRKNDLMKLVNRDGLVDSVNLLKLAEG from the coding sequence ATGGATAAACAGTTTTATATCGATCCCAGTCGCTGCATCGGATGCCGGGCGTGCGTCCAAGCCTGCGGCGAGTGCGATACGCATCCAGGGGTATCGATGATTCACCTCGTCGATATCGAACGAGGCGACACGGTGCAAACCACGCCCGTCGTTTGCATGCACTGCGAAGAGCCGGCCTGTGCGGCGGTTTGTCCGGCCGACGCCATCAAGCGGACCCCGGACGGGGTGGTGCAGAGCGCGCTAAAGCCGCGGTGTATCGGCTGCACGAACTGCGTCTATGCCTGCCCCTTCGGAGTGCCGAAGTACGACGCCAAGCCCGACATGATGATGAAATGCGACATGTGTTACGACCGGACCTCGGTTGGGCTTAAACCGATGTGCGCCACCGTCTGCCCCTCCGAGGCGCTCTTCTTCGGAACTCCGGAGGAGATTGCGGAGCGGAGACGCAGCCATCCCGTCAACGAATTCAATTTCGGCGGTCGCACCATACGGACCCTCGTCAACGTAATGATGCCGCGTAGCTATCGGCAACTAGAAGTCCAGCCGCGACAGATTATTCGGAAGAACGATCTTATGAAGCTTGTCAATCGGGATGGGCTTGTCGACAGCGTGAATCTATTAAAGCTGGCGGAGGGTTGA
- a CDS encoding cytochrome ubiquinol oxidase subunit I, giving the protein MNAVIWSRIQFGFLITYHYLFPQLTMGLALIIFVLKLIAYRKNDERYDRAAQFWARIFGLNFVVGVVTGIPMEFQFGTNWAKFSNYAGGVIGLTLALEGMFAFFAESSFLGLFLFGAKKLGPKGHLFASFMVFAGSWLSGYFIVATNAFMQHPVGYSVGRNGALQLSDLWGYLFNPWAIWQYLHTMTAAAVTGSFVVAAVGAYYLLSDRHQDQAKLFVKVGVITGLIASVLILFPTGDMHGKMMARHQPAALAAMEGKFETGDKAEIAIIGQPDVANRRLNNPVQVPYVLSYLAYGSFGAQVKGMNDFPKEDLPDNIELLYFAYHIMAGLGTMQIALMLLAGFMLFKHRLYKNRVLLWVLMLAFPFPYIATTMGWMTAELGRQPWLIYGLQRTIHGHSPTVSGGEVAFSTLGFVGLYAVLGVLFLYLVSKQLAKGPGDGDTNAYGETGAA; this is encoded by the coding sequence ATGAACGCCGTCATTTGGAGCCGTATTCAGTTCGGATTCCTCATCACCTACCACTATCTGTTTCCGCAGCTCACGATGGGGCTCGCCCTTATCATTTTCGTTCTGAAGCTGATCGCCTACCGAAAGAACGACGAGCGGTACGACCGCGCGGCCCAGTTCTGGGCTCGAATTTTTGGGTTGAACTTCGTGGTGGGGGTCGTGACCGGAATTCCGATGGAGTTCCAGTTCGGCACCAACTGGGCGAAGTTCTCCAACTACGCCGGAGGTGTCATCGGGCTCACCTTGGCGCTCGAAGGGATGTTCGCGTTTTTCGCCGAGTCCTCCTTCCTGGGACTCTTCCTCTTTGGGGCGAAGAAGCTGGGACCGAAGGGACACCTCTTCGCCTCGTTCATGGTGTTCGCAGGATCTTGGCTGTCGGGATACTTCATCGTGGCGACCAATGCGTTCATGCAGCACCCGGTCGGCTATTCGGTGGGCCGCAACGGAGCGCTTCAACTCTCGGACCTCTGGGGCTACTTGTTCAATCCCTGGGCGATCTGGCAGTACCTGCACACCATGACCGCCGCAGCCGTCACCGGCTCCTTCGTCGTCGCGGCCGTCGGCGCTTACTATCTCCTCTCCGATCGGCACCAAGACCAGGCCAAGCTATTCGTCAAGGTGGGTGTGATCACCGGACTCATTGCGAGTGTGCTCATCTTGTTCCCGACCGGGGACATGCACGGAAAGATGATGGCAAGGCACCAGCCCGCCGCCCTCGCCGCCATGGAAGGCAAGTTTGAGACGGGCGACAAAGCCGAGATCGCGATCATCGGCCAGCCGGACGTTGCCAATCGGAGATTGAATAACCCGGTTCAAGTCCCCTACGTTCTCAGCTATCTCGCCTATGGTTCGTTCGGCGCCCAGGTGAAGGGGATGAACGACTTTCCGAAAGAGGATCTTCCCGACAACATCGAGCTCCTCTACTTCGCCTATCACATCATGGCGGGGCTTGGCACGATGCAGATCGCCCTTATGCTCCTGGCAGGATTCATGCTCTTCAAGCATCGGCTCTACAAGAACCGTGTTCTCCTGTGGGTGCTTATGCTGGCGTTCCCGTTCCCCTACATCGCCACCACCATGGGATGGATGACCGCCGAGCTTGGACGCCAGCCCTGGCTGATCTACGGACTGCAACGGACGATTCACGGTCACTCGCCCACCGTGAGCGGAGGTGAGGTCGCCTTCAGCACCCTCGGCTTCGTGGGACTCTATGCCGTGCTCGGAGTGCTCTTCCTCTATCTGGTCTCGAAGCAACTTGCCAAGGGTCCTGGAGACGGCGACACGAACGCTTACGGCGAAACGGGAGCGGCTTAA
- a CDS encoding zinc-binding dehydrogenase: protein MRANVFCGKDDFSIREVPMPKAGPNEAVIKITLTTICGTDLHIVRGEYPVRPGLVIGHEPVGVIVDLGPGVRGHRIGDRVLVGAITPCGQCRGCLSGDLSQCGHGEGYEALGGWRFGNTINGSQAEYLLVPDANANLATIPDELTDEQVVLLADIASTGFSGAESGKVRIGDTVVVFAQGPIGLCSSIGAKLMGASLVIGVDGDDSRLAFAKKMGVDVVLDYRSQDVVQEIKRLTGGGADVAIEALGTQETWENCLRSLRPGGTLSSLGVYSGKLNIPYEYFGAGLADYKVVTTLCPGGKERMRRLMEMVRTKRVDLTPLLTHTFALDDIQEAYALFGDRREGVMKVAIRP from the coding sequence ATGAGAGCCAACGTTTTTTGCGGCAAGGACGATTTTAGCATTCGCGAGGTGCCGATGCCGAAAGCGGGGCCGAACGAAGCGGTGATCAAAATCACCCTGACGACCATCTGCGGAACGGATCTTCACATCGTACGTGGTGAATATCCGGTGCGGCCGGGGCTCGTCATCGGTCACGAGCCGGTTGGCGTCATCGTGGATCTTGGACCCGGGGTGCGCGGTCACAGGATCGGAGATCGGGTTCTCGTGGGGGCAATCACCCCCTGCGGCCAGTGCCGCGGATGTCTCTCCGGCGATCTCTCACAGTGCGGACACGGCGAGGGGTACGAGGCGCTCGGCGGATGGCGGTTCGGCAACACGATCAACGGATCTCAAGCCGAGTACCTGCTCGTGCCGGACGCCAACGCCAACCTCGCCACGATTCCTGACGAGCTCACGGACGAGCAGGTCGTGCTGCTGGCGGACATCGCCAGCACCGGCTTCAGCGGCGCCGAATCTGGAAAAGTGCGCATCGGCGACACCGTCGTCGTGTTTGCACAGGGGCCGATCGGCCTCTGCTCCAGTATCGGCGCCAAGCTGATGGGGGCCTCCCTCGTAATCGGTGTGGACGGGGACGATAGCCGCCTTGCCTTCGCCAAGAAGATGGGGGTGGACGTAGTGCTCGATTACCGCAGCCAAGACGTGGTGCAGGAAATCAAGCGGCTTACCGGCGGCGGAGCGGATGTCGCCATCGAGGCGCTGGGGACTCAGGAGACTTGGGAGAATTGCCTCCGATCGCTTCGCCCGGGCGGAACGCTGTCCAGCCTTGGCGTCTACTCCGGAAAGCTGAACATCCCGTACGAATACTTTGGCGCCGGCCTTGCCGACTATAAGGTGGTGACCACCCTCTGCCCGGGAGGAAAGGAGAGGATGCGCCGCCTGATGGAAATGGTCCGCACCAAGAGAGTCGACTTGACTCCGCTGCTCACCCATACGTTTGCTTTGGACGACATTCAAGAGGCCTACGCACTCTTCGGCGATCGCCGGGAAGGCGTAATGAAGGTCGCAATCCGCCCTTAG
- a CDS encoding universal stress protein, which translates to MKAVIGVDTEGNYRPTINLLARLGFPNCSAELFHVDELLLAGGAGATPFTYASYPTIDEVRREQGERLLGEAEALATAAGIESTTLYAVGNPCDRLMRRGDELHCDLIAVGSTHKSRYGAFFLGSVGRGLAIGAHQSVLVSKNDVEPTGSLTAVFATDGSDYADDCLRMLARMKPKGIRRLIIVSAVEALVDRQLPKEIAHHVDSLVSHLCEEGFEARGHVVEGSPSEVIDAMMKASKADLVILGAQGHGFVERLFVGSVALQVVVSSPYSVLLLRKP; encoded by the coding sequence ATGAAAGCGGTCATCGGAGTCGACACCGAAGGGAATTACCGTCCGACGATCAATTTGCTTGCTCGTTTGGGATTCCCCAATTGCTCCGCGGAGCTTTTTCACGTCGACGAGCTGCTGCTCGCCGGAGGCGCCGGTGCCACGCCGTTCACCTACGCCAGCTACCCGACGATCGACGAAGTTCGACGGGAGCAGGGTGAAAGGCTGCTTGGCGAGGCGGAGGCGCTAGCTACAGCGGCTGGTATCGAATCCACGACGCTCTACGCGGTTGGGAACCCCTGCGACCGACTGATGAGGCGCGGCGACGAATTGCACTGCGACCTCATCGCGGTTGGCTCTACGCATAAGTCTCGGTACGGAGCGTTTTTCCTCGGCAGCGTGGGGCGCGGACTGGCCATCGGGGCGCACCAATCGGTCTTGGTTTCGAAGAACGACGTTGAACCCACGGGGAGCCTCACCGCCGTATTCGCGACCGACGGGTCAGATTATGCGGACGACTGCCTTCGAATGTTGGCCCGCATGAAGCCGAAAGGAATCCGACGGCTGATCATCGTCTCGGCGGTGGAAGCGCTGGTGGACCGCCAGCTTCCCAAGGAGATCGCTCACCACGTCGACAGCCTGGTAAGCCACCTTTGCGAGGAGGGATTCGAGGCTCGCGGTCATGTCGTGGAGGGGAGCCCGAGCGAGGTGATCGACGCGATGATGAAGGCGTCGAAGGCGGACCTGGTCATCTTAGGAGCTCAGGGACATGGTTTCGTCGAGCGGCTGTTCGTCGGTAGCGTGGCGCTTCAGGTGGTCGTCTCATCCCCTTATTCCGTCCTGCTATTAAGGAAGCCGTGA
- a CDS encoding universal stress protein, whose product MKAVVGIDLNGAYKPAIKLLARFRFEKPESTLAHFVNPVPAYFPMDVVAAGQLQSDYVKALENAGRIALDASKDEACMRDLKPRCTLRFGPAATGLSDIADQTHSDIVAVGAGQGSLWSTSFLGSVSRGLAIGCHASILVSKGPIRDGAPLKVVLATDHSPESERWIRKFLSWHAKGISEIHVVTAYQISDHEAHILQANLPALGGMVDTWIEDHLQSLNDRLVAKLQAAGYVATSRVGAGTANDVIRQAMQDTQADVLVIGAQGHGFAERLFIGSCSMHQVVAEPYPVLVVRS is encoded by the coding sequence GTGAAGGCAGTTGTCGGAATCGACCTGAACGGCGCTTATAAGCCGGCGATCAAGTTGCTGGCGAGGTTTCGCTTCGAGAAGCCGGAATCGACTCTGGCCCATTTCGTCAACCCGGTGCCAGCCTACTTTCCGATGGACGTAGTCGCCGCCGGACAATTACAGTCCGATTACGTGAAGGCGTTGGAGAACGCCGGCCGAATCGCGTTGGACGCCTCAAAGGACGAGGCATGTATGCGCGATCTTAAACCGAGATGCACCCTTCGTTTCGGCCCCGCAGCCACCGGCCTCTCGGATATTGCCGACCAGACTCACTCCGACATCGTCGCTGTCGGAGCCGGACAGGGTTCTCTGTGGTCCACGTCGTTCCTCGGCAGCGTTAGCCGCGGCCTGGCGATCGGCTGCCACGCATCGATCCTCGTATCCAAAGGTCCCATCCGGGATGGGGCGCCGCTTAAGGTGGTCCTCGCAACCGATCATTCACCGGAGTCGGAACGATGGATTCGCAAATTCCTCAGTTGGCACGCAAAGGGGATTTCGGAGATCCACGTCGTAACCGCCTACCAGATCAGCGACCACGAGGCCCACATTTTGCAGGCGAACCTTCCGGCGCTCGGAGGGATGGTGGACACCTGGATCGAGGACCATCTTCAGTCGCTGAACGATCGCCTCGTCGCCAAGCTCCAAGCCGCCGGGTACGTCGCTACCTCCCGAGTTGGGGCCGGCACGGCAAACGACGTCATTCGGCAGGCGATGCAGGACACGCAGGCAGACGTACTCGTCATCGGAGCCCAAGGACACGGCTTTGCCGAACGGCTGTTCATCGGTAGTTGCTCGATGCATCAAGTCGTCGCCGAGCCATATCCGGTTCTGGTGGTGAGGAGCTAA
- a CDS encoding M1 family aminopeptidase: MRFFPVAGLAIVLSSLAPAQVAPRRLHFAPDRTYDLIKTVTTLDVDADRQRASGSVVATISMLRDGVTSVHFDTSADQVSGVLVDGKPARFTRSGGSLEIDVPPSKRGQVHRLNFRIEGRFFRWTNPTAEEPNRIGFCAEGLAAQPVGWAPPNDLSSTEISLTVPTAWTVISNGSPVSDTPKGSGRHTVAWRLDQPHAGYLNSLAAGPFDLFRDTWRGKPLIMTCPKGMGDRLESTFAPTKEILSFFSDILNFPYPWPKYAQTVVYEHEGYAEEDVSATQYPLYWRQDGGFMSNSREGMNPTAWVIAHETAHQWFGDTVTCKDWGDTWLNEGMATYMEMAYTLHSRGQLESLREFEAYSQRYFDHSRTDFRPVATNFYSDSLGMGGWTTYMKGGTTLDSLRRQIGDKPFYEGLHQYLARHQFSNVESNDLCEDLSEASGVNLHPWFDQWIYKPGHPVIDWSWSYDAARKLAIVHVRQTQDTSRGAPIFDVPTHVALIDDQGLRRTPIHLNAADQTFEIATPSVPKAVIFDPDHDFLRELPKQPWTAEELPYVFLHAPNPIDMEAAMNRLLDGNPTDETLRMIAGRLRRDTQPFPAIRDTSRLVKLGRGVLHDFVVAETSHANYDRRANAVAGLGMSDQPRLHQLLGDDQPYDVVAAALRGLSTLDFASVREFAMTQAAKATYPALRRTALEVLADHQAPGWDAAILETATEHHRPLIRELGLRALSRLPHDDPRVAASLRSALASRDQKIVTDAIDLVGRLKVKALAPELQRMKAQGQHVADVDAALKALAS; this comes from the coding sequence ATGAGATTCTTTCCGGTCGCCGGACTCGCGATCGTTTTGTCGAGCCTCGCTCCGGCGCAAGTTGCGCCACGGCGGCTGCACTTCGCGCCAGATCGCACTTACGATCTCATTAAGACGGTGACGACGCTGGATGTGGATGCGGATCGTCAGCGGGCGAGCGGGTCGGTGGTCGCGACAATTTCCATGCTCCGCGACGGCGTTACGAGCGTCCATTTCGACACGAGCGCCGACCAGGTGAGCGGCGTTTTGGTCGATGGAAAGCCGGCGCGGTTCACCCGCTCGGGCGGCAGTTTGGAGATCGACGTTCCGCCCAGCAAGAGGGGTCAAGTACATCGCCTGAACTTCCGCATCGAGGGCCGGTTCTTCCGGTGGACGAACCCCACGGCCGAAGAGCCGAATCGGATTGGATTCTGCGCCGAGGGACTCGCCGCGCAGCCCGTGGGTTGGGCGCCGCCAAACGACCTTTCGTCCACTGAGATCTCACTCACCGTTCCGACGGCTTGGACGGTCATCAGCAATGGATCGCCGGTTTCCGATACGCCGAAGGGGAGTGGCCGCCATACCGTCGCATGGCGCCTCGATCAGCCGCATGCCGGGTACCTCAACAGTCTGGCCGCGGGGCCGTTCGATCTTTTCCGCGACACCTGGCGCGGCAAACCACTCATCATGACCTGCCCCAAAGGTATGGGGGACCGGCTCGAGTCGACCTTCGCCCCGACGAAAGAGATCCTCAGCTTCTTTTCCGACATCCTTAACTTCCCCTATCCATGGCCGAAATACGCCCAAACAGTGGTGTACGAACACGAAGGTTATGCGGAGGAAGACGTCAGTGCCACTCAATACCCCCTCTACTGGCGTCAAGACGGCGGCTTTATGTCCAACTCCCGGGAGGGGATGAATCCCACCGCTTGGGTCATCGCTCACGAGACGGCGCACCAGTGGTTCGGAGACACGGTGACGTGCAAAGACTGGGGCGACACGTGGCTAAACGAAGGGATGGCGACCTACATGGAGATGGCGTACACGCTCCACAGTCGCGGCCAACTGGAATCGCTTCGAGAGTTCGAGGCGTACAGCCAGCGCTACTTCGACCATAGCCGAACCGACTTTCGGCCGGTAGCCACCAACTTCTACTCAGACTCGCTGGGCATGGGCGGCTGGACGACCTATATGAAGGGAGGCACGACGCTCGACTCTCTTCGACGGCAGATCGGCGACAAGCCGTTTTACGAGGGGCTGCACCAATACCTGGCGCGCCACCAGTTCTCGAACGTGGAATCGAACGACCTCTGCGAAGATCTTAGCGAGGCGAGCGGCGTGAACTTGCACCCTTGGTTCGACCAATGGATCTACAAACCGGGCCATCCGGTGATCGACTGGAGCTGGTCCTACGACGCCGCCCGGAAGTTGGCGATCGTACACGTTCGCCAGACCCAAGACACTTCGCGCGGCGCGCCGATCTTCGACGTACCGACTCACGTCGCCCTGATCGACGACCAGGGTCTGCGGCGAACTCCGATCCATCTTAATGCCGCCGATCAAACGTTTGAGATCGCGACGCCATCCGTGCCAAAGGCCGTAATCTTCGACCCCGACCACGACTTCCTGCGCGAGCTGCCCAAGCAGCCGTGGACGGCCGAGGAGCTGCCTTACGTGTTCCTCCATGCGCCGAATCCAATCGACATGGAAGCGGCGATGAACCGATTGCTCGATGGAAATCCGACGGACGAGACCCTGCGAATGATCGCTGGCCGGCTGCGCCGGGACACGCAGCCCTTCCCGGCCATTCGCGATACTTCGCGTCTCGTCAAGCTCGGACGCGGCGTTCTGCACGACTTCGTCGTCGCCGAAACCAGCCATGCGAACTATGATCGGCGGGCGAATGCGGTCGCTGGGCTTGGAATGTCAGACCAACCGCGGCTGCACCAGCTCCTCGGCGACGACCAACCGTACGATGTCGTCGCCGCCGCGCTTCGAGGACTGTCCACGTTAGATTTCGCCTCTGTCCGCGAGTTCGCCATGACGCAGGCGGCGAAGGCGACCTATCCCGCCCTGCGCCGGACCGCGCTGGAAGTACTGGCCGATCACCAAGCGCCCGGTTGGGACGCCGCCATTCTAGAAACCGCGACGGAACACCACCGGCCGCTGATCCGCGAACTCGGATTGCGCGCGTTGTCCCGCCTTCCGCACGATGACCCCCGCGTCGCCGCCTCCCTTCGGAGCGCGCTGGCGAGCCGAGACCAGAAAATCGTAACCGACGCGATCGACCTCGTCGGCCGGCTAAAGGTGAAGGCGCTGGCGCCGGAATTACAGCGAATGAAAGCGCAGGGCCAACATGTCGCCGACGTAGACGCCGCGCTGAAAGCCCTGGCCTCGTGA
- a CDS encoding DUF6755 family protein: protein MKVSPAAHRRRQRSSIFAALLLFNLVLVLLQLWLFVGVLESLQDGRATMAIPAALISIVILAVNIWMLDGIIRLTRNA, encoded by the coding sequence ATGAAGGTTAGTCCCGCGGCTCACCGACGCCGGCAGCGCTCCAGCATATTCGCCGCCCTGCTCCTGTTCAATCTCGTCCTCGTTCTGCTCCAGCTCTGGCTTTTTGTCGGTGTCTTGGAGAGTCTGCAGGACGGTAGGGCGACCATGGCGATTCCGGCCGCCCTTATCTCCATCGTTATCTTGGCCGTGAACATCTGGATGCTCGACGGAATCATCCGGCTGACCCGGAACGCTTAG